One Gordonia zhaorongruii DNA segment encodes these proteins:
- a CDS encoding S1C family serine protease has product MTEGGQHENPERDGQAPSPNPYPGSGQPPPVPPTGGFTAAPYQGRPAGDPTAQWSAHPGPGQQGPTTPGAGQPGSTAPFGYGPPQGGPPTETQTTGPLDFGTQSGAPFSGSVPPQQPHSGSGGGGGFGKKALLGGLAVVVLAVGAGAGAGAIVADRNGSSSSSTSLATGPTETSQPAAEPGSVQETASRVLPSVVSITVGNGRQVGSGSGVILSSDGTILTNNHVVAPAGRGQVLVSFNNGSRAMARVVGADPVSDIAVIKADADGLTPVTVGASSNLTVGQDVIAIGSPLGLEGTVTTGIISALNRPVSTSGAGGSQDSVIDAIQTDAAINPGNSGGALVNSKGALIGVNTAIATMGGSQGEAGSIGLGFSIPVDQAMRVAKQLQDSGEVNHPSLGVSVRASTDLEKPGALVASVVKGSPAADADIPSGALITGLDDRKINTSDALVAAVRSHAPGDTVKVTYSVNGQSKSAEIKLGSM; this is encoded by the coding sequence ATGACAGAGGGCGGACAGCACGAGAATCCGGAGCGCGACGGACAGGCACCGTCGCCGAACCCGTACCCCGGCAGCGGACAGCCGCCCCCCGTGCCTCCGACCGGTGGATTCACGGCTGCGCCGTACCAGGGAAGGCCCGCCGGTGATCCGACTGCGCAATGGTCTGCGCACCCCGGACCCGGACAACAGGGGCCGACGACCCCGGGAGCCGGGCAGCCAGGGTCCACCGCGCCCTTCGGATACGGGCCACCGCAGGGCGGCCCGCCCACCGAGACGCAGACGACCGGGCCACTCGATTTCGGGACGCAGTCGGGCGCACCGTTCTCGGGCTCGGTCCCGCCCCAGCAGCCCCACTCAGGTTCTGGCGGTGGAGGCGGATTCGGGAAGAAGGCGCTTCTCGGTGGACTGGCGGTTGTCGTTCTAGCCGTAGGCGCAGGCGCCGGGGCAGGTGCGATCGTGGCAGACCGCAACGGATCGTCCAGCTCGTCCACGTCGCTGGCGACCGGCCCCACCGAGACCAGCCAGCCGGCTGCCGAGCCGGGCTCCGTCCAGGAGACGGCGTCTCGGGTGCTTCCGTCCGTCGTGTCGATCACCGTGGGCAACGGCCGCCAGGTCGGTTCGGGATCGGGTGTCATCCTGTCCAGCGACGGAACCATCCTGACCAACAACCACGTCGTCGCGCCGGCCGGCCGGGGGCAGGTGCTGGTCAGCTTCAACAACGGATCCCGTGCGATGGCGCGGGTGGTCGGCGCAGACCCCGTCTCCGACATCGCCGTCATCAAGGCCGACGCCGACGGACTCACGCCGGTCACCGTCGGCGCCTCGAGCAATCTCACCGTCGGGCAGGATGTGATCGCCATCGGTTCGCCGCTCGGACTCGAGGGCACGGTCACGACGGGCATCATCTCGGCGCTCAACCGCCCGGTATCGACGTCCGGTGCCGGTGGCTCGCAGGACTCGGTGATCGACGCGATCCAGACGGATGCCGCGATCAATCCCGGCAACTCGGGTGGCGCCCTGGTCAACTCGAAGGGCGCACTGATCGGCGTGAACACGGCGATCGCCACGATGGGCGGATCCCAGGGCGAGGCGGGAAGCATCGGCCTGGGCTTCTCGATTCCGGTGGACCAGGCGATGCGAGTCGCGAAACAGCTGCAGGATTCGGGAGAGGTGAACCATCCGAGCCTCGGCGTGTCCGTCCGTGCCAGCACCGATCTGGAGAAGCCGGGTGCGCTCGTCGCCTCGGTCGTCAAGGGCAGTCCCGCCGCTGATGCGGATATTCCGTCCGGCGCGCTGATCACGGGTCTCGACGACCGCAAGATCAATACTTCGGACGCTCTCGTCGCGGCCGTCCGTTCGCACGCTCCGGGGGATACGGTGAAGGTCACCTACTCGGTGAACGGGCAGAGCAAGAGCGCCGAGATCAAACTCGGCTCCATGTGA
- a CDS encoding MogA/MoaB family molybdenum cofactor biosynthesis protein, translating to MTNAPVDADEQAADAAARRPGADSAVVADAGELSRALVVVVDDRAALGEASSALGPLLGELLDEAGFHVDATVAVAGDEIEIRNALNTAVIGGVDLVVSVGGVGVGARDVTPEATEPLLDRRLQGVEEAIRSSGLSAGATDGGISRGLAGISGQTVVVNIADSRAAVRDGMATLMPLAHYVIGHISDF from the coding sequence ATGACAAACGCACCTGTGGACGCCGACGAACAGGCAGCCGACGCAGCCGCCCGCCGCCCAGGCGCCGATTCCGCAGTCGTTGCCGATGCGGGAGAGCTCTCTCGGGCCCTGGTTGTGGTGGTCGACGACCGCGCAGCCCTGGGCGAGGCGAGTAGCGCCCTCGGGCCGTTGCTCGGCGAGCTCCTGGACGAAGCCGGCTTTCACGTCGACGCGACGGTTGCCGTCGCCGGTGACGAGATCGAGATCCGGAATGCCTTGAACACCGCCGTGATCGGTGGCGTCGACCTGGTCGTCTCGGTGGGTGGCGTCGGTGTCGGTGCGCGCGATGTGACGCCCGAGGCGACCGAACCGCTCCTCGACCGTCGGCTCCAGGGCGTCGAGGAGGCGATCCGCAGTTCGGGTCTGTCCGCCGGCGCCACCGACGGTGGAATCTCGCGCGGACTGGCCGGCATCTCGGGCCAGACGGTCGTGGTCAACATCGCGGATTCGCGTGCTGCCGTCCGCGACGGGATGGCGACTCTGATGCCGCTCGCCCACTACGTGATCGGGCATATCAGTGACTTCTGA
- a CDS encoding heme oxygenase (biliverdin-producing), whose product MTTASSIEISPDDALSVAMKRGSAVEHEDAEGSTFMTALLDGRMSAAGYIAYLQRLRPVYAALESKARELRSDPIAALIVDPALDRLPAIDADLTHWMRITANESLSPPASPATVAYIERIDITSQWAGGFVAHHYTRYLGDLSGGQAIGRILDRTFDLNGAGTDFYKFDAVGKVKPYKDDYRARLDRIGASMPFEGRAQLVDEVKAAFRLNQALFAELSEVFPR is encoded by the coding sequence ATGACAACGGCATCGTCCATCGAGATCTCGCCCGACGACGCGCTATCTGTCGCCATGAAGCGGGGCTCCGCTGTGGAACACGAGGATGCCGAGGGGTCGACGTTCATGACGGCACTGCTCGACGGACGGATGTCGGCTGCGGGCTACATCGCCTACCTGCAACGCCTTCGCCCCGTCTACGCCGCACTCGAGTCGAAGGCGCGTGAACTCCGCAGCGATCCGATCGCCGCACTGATCGTCGACCCGGCACTGGACCGTCTGCCCGCGATCGACGCCGATCTGACTCACTGGATGCGAATCACCGCGAACGAGAGCCTGTCACCACCGGCCTCTCCCGCCACCGTGGCGTACATCGAGCGCATCGACATCACCTCGCAGTGGGCGGGCGGATTCGTCGCGCACCATTACACCCGGTACCTGGGCGACCTCTCGGGCGGCCAGGCGATCGGCCGCATCCTCGATCGCACCTTCGACCTGAACGGTGCGGGCACCGACTTCTACAAGTTCGACGCGGTCGGCAAGGTGAAGCCCTACAAGGACGACTACCGGGCGCGCCTCGACCGGATCGGTGCTTCCATGCCGTTCGAGGGGCGCGCGCAGCTGGTCGATGAGGTGAAGGCCGCATTCCGCCTCAACCAGGCGCTGTTCGCCGAACTCAGCGAGGTCTTCCCCCGCTGA
- the mscL gene encoding large-conductance mechanosensitive channel protein MscL yields the protein MLKGFRDFLMRGNVVELATAVIIGAAFTAIVTAFTDKIVNPLIASIPVNTDMGGLGFEIRNGMQETFVDFGAVITAFINFVIVAAVVYFLIVIPYNKLQELRKLDEDATEDQVSLLTEIRDLLDPDFKERKAAEAAEVKAMSDAEARQLQDRQSQPVGPPGFGDGPGNGGPTTGGFGPGGPGTGPQQPIQGGDATRQMSMPPQGQQRPEPSNPPSGSFPTPNPAPGEYPPPGNLPPGQQYAPGQYPQQAPGQYPPPPQGDYPPGQFPDGPRHSR from the coding sequence GTGCTCAAAGGATTCAGAGACTTCCTGATGCGGGGAAACGTCGTCGAATTGGCCACCGCAGTCATCATCGGCGCGGCTTTCACGGCGATCGTCACCGCATTCACCGACAAAATCGTCAACCCGTTGATCGCTTCGATCCCCGTCAACACCGATATGGGCGGGCTCGGATTCGAGATCCGTAACGGTATGCAGGAAACCTTCGTCGACTTCGGCGCAGTGATCACCGCATTCATCAACTTCGTGATCGTCGCGGCAGTCGTCTACTTCCTGATCGTCATTCCGTACAACAAGCTGCAGGAACTGCGGAAGCTCGACGAGGATGCCACCGAGGACCAGGTCTCGCTGCTCACCGAGATCCGCGATCTCCTCGACCCCGACTTCAAGGAGCGCAAGGCGGCCGAGGCCGCCGAGGTCAAGGCGATGTCAGACGCTGAAGCCCGCCAGTTGCAGGACCGACAGTCGCAGCCCGTCGGCCCGCCCGGATTCGGCGACGGACCGGGCAACGGTGGACCGACTACGGGCGGATTCGGCCCGGGCGGCCCGGGCACCGGCCCACAGCAGCCGATCCAGGGCGGCGACGCCACCCGTCAGATGAGCATGCCGCCGCAAGGCCAGCAGCGCCCGGAACCGAGTAACCCGCCGAGCGGCAGCTTCCCCACTCCGAATCCGGCACCGGGCGAGTACCCGCCTCCCGGCAACCTGCCTCCAGGGCAGCAGTACGCACCGGGCCAGTACCCGCAGCAGGCTCCGGGTCAGTACCCGCCGCCCCCGCAGGGCGACTACCCGCCGGGACAGTTCCCCGACGGCCCGCGCCACTCGCGCTGA
- a CDS encoding SAF domain-containing protein, with translation MASRDRSSLNPAALDRLRQLCRPGWLRSVILRRCIALILTSAAVVVTVIDHRQPPAPTALVAAHDLAPGTVLNTDDVMQSPVPDHLLPVDRPAIADIVGRRVTGPIQAGEIIGRHRLLDSRLPAALLGDSNARLVPVRPADGTLLTLVRVGDHVDVLSEESDVLARDAIVALVPQRSSSQSERRPGSALIAMRESAAHRVAAAGLRTAITFVLH, from the coding sequence ATGGCCTCACGTGACCGCAGTTCCCTGAATCCCGCGGCTCTCGACCGATTGCGGCAACTGTGCCGGCCCGGTTGGCTGCGATCGGTCATCCTCCGGCGGTGCATCGCTCTCATCTTGACCTCGGCTGCCGTGGTGGTGACGGTCATCGACCATCGACAGCCACCAGCCCCCACCGCCCTCGTTGCCGCACACGATCTCGCCCCCGGGACCGTGCTGAATACTGACGATGTGATGCAGTCCCCTGTTCCCGATCACCTGCTACCCGTAGACCGCCCGGCGATCGCCGATATCGTCGGGCGGCGAGTGACCGGACCGATCCAGGCGGGCGAGATCATCGGACGGCACCGACTGCTCGACTCACGACTTCCCGCAGCGCTCCTCGGTGACTCGAACGCACGTCTGGTGCCGGTGAGGCCGGCCGACGGCACCCTTCTCACTCTGGTTCGCGTCGGAGATCATGTCGACGTCCTGTCGGAGGAATCCGACGTACTCGCCCGCGATGCGATCGTCGCCCTCGTACCGCAGAGAAGTTCGAGCCAAAGCGAACGTCGCCCGGGATCAGCACTCATAGCAATGCGCGAAAGCGCGGCGCACCGCGTCGCCGCCGCAGGATTGCGTACGGCAATCACATTTGTTCTGCATTGA
- the nhaA gene encoding Na+/H+ antiporter NhaA, translating to MTDRVQPSPMVRWRTWIGADTTGGALLMIAAVLALVWANSPWRDVYHDLLGVHVGPESLGLNLSLAHWASDGLLAVFFFVVGVELKQEFVAGSLRNPRDAGVPIAAAVGGMIVPALVFIAIVGSAEPEALRGWATPTATDIAFALAVLAVFGRGLPFALRVFLMTLAVVDDLLGILVIATVYTDSIDFVMLAAGLMCIAVFAVVARMKRLHWWLLLPPAIAAWAFVHNSGVHATVSGVLLGFAVPAIALHRESGPRTEKLGEAINPVSAAIALPLFAFASAGVTVVGVGHILQPVSIGVFAGLVVGKAIGVLATVWVVTALTPLRLPDAIGIRDLLPVGLLTGIGFTVALLIAELSFAPGSGLPADHQPAAKVGILLGSFTAAALGAAMLRADARRARSSDENRDGVPDRDTRVI from the coding sequence ATGACCGATCGAGTGCAGCCGAGTCCGATGGTCCGTTGGCGAACCTGGATCGGCGCCGATACCACCGGTGGAGCCCTCCTGATGATCGCGGCGGTCCTCGCGCTCGTGTGGGCCAATTCGCCGTGGCGCGATGTCTATCACGACCTGCTCGGCGTACATGTCGGGCCGGAGTCGCTCGGACTGAACCTCTCCCTCGCGCACTGGGCGTCGGACGGACTCCTCGCGGTCTTCTTCTTCGTCGTCGGTGTGGAACTCAAGCAGGAGTTCGTCGCGGGCAGCCTGCGCAACCCGCGGGACGCGGGCGTTCCGATCGCGGCAGCGGTGGGCGGCATGATCGTGCCCGCGCTGGTGTTCATCGCCATCGTCGGGTCGGCCGAGCCGGAGGCGCTGCGTGGGTGGGCGACTCCGACGGCGACCGACATCGCGTTCGCGCTCGCCGTTCTGGCGGTGTTCGGCCGGGGCCTGCCGTTCGCGTTGCGGGTCTTTCTGATGACGCTGGCCGTTGTCGACGATCTGCTCGGGATCCTGGTGATCGCGACCGTCTACACCGACAGCATCGATTTCGTGATGCTCGCGGCCGGGTTGATGTGCATCGCGGTGTTCGCGGTCGTAGCCCGGATGAAGCGGTTGCATTGGTGGCTGCTGCTGCCGCCGGCCATCGCGGCGTGGGCGTTCGTCCACAACTCCGGCGTTCACGCGACCGTGTCGGGGGTCCTGCTGGGGTTCGCGGTTCCAGCGATCGCGTTGCACCGGGAGTCGGGGCCGCGCACGGAGAAGCTGGGAGAGGCGATCAATCCGGTCTCGGCGGCGATCGCCCTTCCGCTCTTCGCGTTCGCGTCGGCCGGTGTGACGGTGGTGGGGGTGGGCCACATTCTGCAGCCGGTGAGCATCGGGGTGTTCGCGGGCCTGGTCGTCGGCAAGGCGATCGGCGTTCTGGCCACCGTCTGGGTCGTCACCGCACTCACGCCGCTGCGCCTGCCGGATGCGATCGGGATCCGCGACCTCCTCCCGGTGGGCCTGCTGACCGGTATCGGATTCACCGTGGCTCTGCTCATCGCCGAGCTGTCGTTCGCACCGGGTTCGGGCCTCCCGGCCGATCATCAGCCGGCGGCGAAGGTCGGCATCCTCCTGGGGTCGTTCACCGCCGCAGCACTCGGCGCGGCGATGTTGCGGGCGGACGCCCGGCGGGCACGCTCGTCGGATGAGAATCGCGACGGCGTGCCCGACCGGGACACCAGGGTGATCTGA
- a CDS encoding alanine/glycine:cation symporter family protein → MSEILATVNEWVWSKGLVFLCLAAGVFFSVRSRFLQVRHFKHMVVLLFKGKKSDSGVSSFQALAMSLAGRLGAGNIVGVATAIAFGGPGALFWMWAVAFLGASTSFVECTLGQIYKTKDPLTGEYRGGPAYYLSRAYAHTRASKAFRVYGLVFAFVTLMACGVLMPNIQSNSIAAAANNAWGIDKWLIGAITMLFLAFVVIGGVKRIANFAGAVVPVMALLYIAVAIIVVIVNISDVPETFRLIFSSAFGADAAFGAILGAAIMWGVKRGLYSNEAGQGTGPHAAAAAEVSHPAKQGLVQAFAVYIDTLFVCSATGFLILTTGAYRVFSGESVDGEIIADGGSLPAFVPNESEVGASYVQSGMDTLWNGAGASFVAISLAFFCFTTIVAYYYMAETNLRFLLGKATTKRFRFASTTLGGNLTLLLQLAICLSVLFGAMSDAKDAWALGDLGVGTMAWLNIIGILILQQPAFKALRDYESQRKMGADPIFEPRKLGIVGATFWETYTPPAQRVEEKQVV, encoded by the coding sequence ATGAGCGAAATCCTCGCCACAGTGAACGAGTGGGTGTGGAGCAAAGGCCTGGTCTTCCTCTGCTTGGCGGCCGGCGTCTTCTTCTCGGTCCGCAGCAGGTTCCTGCAGGTCCGGCACTTCAAACACATGGTCGTGTTGCTGTTCAAGGGCAAGAAGTCCGACTCGGGAGTCTCCTCGTTCCAGGCCCTCGCGATGTCGCTCGCCGGCCGTCTCGGCGCAGGCAACATCGTCGGCGTCGCCACGGCGATCGCCTTCGGCGGCCCGGGTGCCCTGTTCTGGATGTGGGCGGTCGCCTTCCTCGGCGCCTCGACGTCGTTCGTCGAATGCACACTGGGGCAGATCTACAAGACGAAGGATCCGCTGACCGGTGAGTACCGTGGCGGGCCCGCCTATTATCTGAGCCGTGCGTACGCGCACACCCGGGCATCCAAGGCCTTCCGGGTCTACGGGCTGGTCTTCGCGTTCGTCACGCTGATGGCCTGTGGCGTCCTGATGCCCAATATCCAGTCCAACTCGATCGCCGCTGCCGCCAACAACGCGTGGGGCATCGACAAGTGGCTCATCGGTGCGATCACGATGCTGTTCCTGGCCTTCGTGGTGATCGGCGGCGTCAAGCGCATCGCGAACTTCGCGGGCGCCGTCGTGCCGGTCATGGCACTGCTGTACATCGCCGTCGCGATCATCGTCGTCATCGTCAACATCTCCGACGTCCCGGAGACGTTCCGGCTGATCTTCTCCAGTGCGTTCGGAGCCGATGCCGCCTTCGGTGCGATCCTCGGCGCCGCCATCATGTGGGGCGTCAAACGCGGCCTCTACTCGAATGAGGCGGGCCAGGGCACCGGCCCGCATGCGGCAGCCGCAGCAGAGGTCTCGCACCCGGCCAAACAGGGCCTCGTCCAGGCCTTCGCCGTCTACATCGACACCCTCTTCGTCTGCTCGGCCACCGGATTCCTCATTCTGACCACGGGCGCCTACCGCGTGTTCTCCGGCGAATCGGTGGACGGCGAGATCATCGCCGACGGCGGGTCACTTCCAGCCTTCGTCCCCAACGAATCCGAGGTGGGTGCCAGCTACGTCCAGAGCGGGATGGACACCCTGTGGAACGGTGCAGGCGCCTCCTTCGTGGCGATCTCACTCGCCTTCTTCTGCTTCACCACGATCGTGGCCTACTACTACATGGCCGAGACCAATCTGCGGTTCCTGCTCGGCAAGGCCACCACGAAGCGTTTCCGGTTCGCCTCCACCACGTTGGGCGGAAATCTGACCCTGCTCCTGCAGCTGGCGATCTGCCTCTCCGTGCTTTTCGGTGCGATGTCGGACGCGAAGGACGCGTGGGCGCTCGGTGACCTCGGAGTCGGAACCATGGCGTGGCTCAACATCATCGGCATTCTGATCCTGCAGCAACCGGCCTTCAAGGCGCTCCGCGACTACGAGTCGCAACGGAAGATGGGCGCCGATCCGATCTTCGAGCCACGCAAGCTCGGCATCGTCGGGGCGACGTTCTGGGAGACGTACACGCCTCCTGCGCAGCGCGTTGAGGAGAAGCAGGTCGTCTGA
- a CDS encoding FmdB family zinc ribbon protein, whose translation MPTYSYACTVCDNKFDIVQSFSEDSLTVCPECGGKLRKLFNSVGVVFKGSGFYRTDSRSNGSVPAKSTESKSSSDSGSSNSGSSSSSDSSNAASA comes from the coding sequence GTGCCCACCTATAGCTATGCGTGCACCGTGTGCGACAACAAGTTCGACATCGTGCAGTCGTTCTCGGAAGATTCCCTGACCGTCTGCCCCGAATGCGGAGGCAAGCTCCGCAAGTTGTTCAACTCCGTCGGCGTCGTGTTCAAGGGCAGCGGCTTCTACCGCACCGATTCGCGGTCGAACGGTTCGGTCCCCGCGAAGTCGACGGAGTCGAAGTCGTCCTCCGATTCGGGCTCGTCGAACTCGGGCTCGTCCAGTTCCTCGGATTCCTCCAACGCGGCCAGCGCCTGA
- a CDS encoding 5-formyltetrahydrofolate cyclo-ligase, with product MSTASTNGQARKQALRSTLLHARAEMSPFVLAQVNAELAQWMYSLPVAVTTGDTVAAYVATRGEPGGIAMLDALLDRGLTVLVPIVPAGDPSRLHWGEYTGEDSLTEGRWRLLEPSGARLGADAVREPAAILVPAVAADRSGARLGRGAGYYDRTLTVVDAPIIAVVHDDEFLTAGVPTEAYDVPVNWVLTPGTGYTRVG from the coding sequence ATGAGCACCGCCTCCACCAACGGACAGGCCCGTAAGCAGGCGCTGCGCAGCACCCTCCTCCACGCCCGCGCCGAGATGTCCCCGTTCGTGCTCGCCCAGGTGAACGCCGAACTGGCGCAATGGATGTACTCGTTGCCGGTGGCGGTGACCACGGGCGATACGGTGGCCGCCTACGTGGCGACGCGCGGCGAGCCCGGAGGCATCGCAATGCTCGACGCCCTCCTCGACCGAGGTCTGACCGTCCTGGTGCCGATCGTCCCGGCGGGCGACCCGTCGAGGCTGCACTGGGGTGAGTACACGGGCGAGGACTCGCTCACCGAGGGCCGGTGGCGGTTACTGGAGCCGTCGGGCGCCCGCCTCGGTGCGGACGCCGTGCGCGAACCCGCCGCAATCCTGGTACCGGCGGTCGCCGCCGACCGGTCGGGTGCACGACTCGGCCGTGGCGCAGGCTATTACGACCGAACACTGACCGTCGTCGACGCACCGATTATCGCGGTGGTGCACGACGATGAATTTCTGACAGCAGGCGTACCGACGGAGGCCTACGACGTCCCCGTGAACTGGGTGCTCACGCCGGGGACCGGCTACACGCGCGTGGGTTGA
- a CDS encoding UTP--glucose-1-phosphate uridylyltransferase: MSDHATSSAASASVPLIPHTAVVPAAGLGTRFLPATKTVPKELLPVVDTPGIELVAEEAKSAGAERLLIVTSPGKDGVVAHFVEDLVLEHTLSSRGKEAMLAKVRNAPSLLEVASVVQDKPLGLGHAIGCVEADLADDEDAIAVLLPDDLVLPGGVLGRMAQARARFGGSVLCAIEVPDEKISAYGVFDVTEADPASPDVKRVRGMVEKPARQDAPSNLAAAGRYILDRKIFDALRETEPGAGGELQITDAIALLIEQGEPVHVVVHTGSRHDLGNPGGYLKAAVDFALDRDDYGPDLRSWLVERLADS; the protein is encoded by the coding sequence ATGTCTGACCACGCGACGTCCTCGGCCGCATCAGCTTCGGTTCCGCTCATCCCGCACACGGCGGTGGTACCCGCGGCCGGGCTCGGGACCCGATTCCTGCCGGCAACCAAGACCGTGCCGAAGGAACTCCTGCCCGTGGTCGACACTCCGGGCATCGAACTGGTTGCCGAGGAAGCGAAATCCGCGGGTGCCGAGCGGTTGCTCATCGTGACCTCTCCCGGGAAGGACGGCGTCGTCGCGCACTTCGTCGAAGACCTGGTGCTCGAGCACACGCTGTCCTCGCGTGGCAAGGAGGCGATGCTCGCCAAGGTGCGCAACGCGCCGTCGTTGCTGGAGGTCGCGTCGGTCGTGCAGGACAAGCCACTCGGACTGGGGCATGCCATTGGCTGCGTGGAGGCCGACCTGGCCGATGACGAGGACGCGATCGCCGTCCTGCTGCCGGACGATCTGGTGCTCCCGGGCGGTGTGCTCGGCCGCATGGCGCAGGCCCGTGCGCGCTTCGGCGGAAGCGTGCTGTGCGCCATAGAGGTGCCTGACGAGAAGATCAGCGCGTACGGCGTGTTCGACGTGACCGAAGCCGACCCCGCGTCTCCAGACGTGAAACGGGTACGAGGCATGGTGGAGAAGCCCGCGCGACAGGACGCACCGTCGAACCTGGCGGCTGCCGGACGCTACATCCTCGATCGCAAGATCTTCGACGCGCTGCGCGAGACCGAGCCGGGTGCGGGCGGCGAACTCCAGATCACCGACGCGATCGCGCTCCTCATCGAGCAGGGGGAGCCCGTGCACGTGGTGGTGCACACCGGGTCCCGCCACGATCTGGGCAATCCTGGCGGATACCTGAAAGCGGCCGTCGACTTCGCCCTGGACCGCGACGACTACGGCCCGGACCTGCGTTCCTGGCTGGTGGAACGGCTCGCTGACAGCTGA
- the glp gene encoding gephyrin-like molybdotransferase Glp, whose protein sequence is MRSVEDHLSLVTASAVAPRPIQVAISEAQGLMCAEEVATTDPMPGFDQAAIDGYAVRAVDVTLAGTTAPADPSALADEPVDASVLDDTDRVVVHLPVVGEVAPGSRTPTRLQPGQAVRVETGAPMPTLADAVIPHRWTDGGGDRVMVGHAVESGEYVRRTGDDVQPGDIAVRSGTVIGAAQVGLLAAVGRSRVLVHPRPRVAVIAVGSELVDIDRDPGPGQNFDVNSYALAAAARDAGAEVHRVGIAEREPERLREVVEGQLIRSEIVVVCGAVGGVASQVITEAVEELGDLEVGRVGMHPGSVQGFGRLGKDEIPTFLLPANPVSALVTFEVMVRPLIRIALGKRQPMRRTVVARTIGPIASVVGRKGYLRGRLMRDEKSGDYLAQVIGESETGASHLLAELAEANCLIVVPEDVEDLATGDRVEVVFLAERT, encoded by the coding sequence ATGCGTTCGGTCGAGGATCATCTGAGCCTCGTGACTGCGTCAGCGGTGGCGCCCCGGCCCATTCAGGTCGCGATCTCCGAAGCGCAGGGACTGATGTGCGCGGAGGAAGTCGCCACCACCGACCCGATGCCCGGCTTCGATCAGGCTGCCATCGACGGCTACGCAGTGCGCGCCGTCGACGTGACCCTGGCGGGGACTACGGCGCCCGCCGACCCGAGCGCTCTGGCGGATGAGCCGGTCGACGCGTCGGTCCTCGACGACACCGACCGGGTGGTCGTGCATCTCCCCGTAGTGGGGGAGGTGGCACCGGGTTCGCGGACACCGACGCGGCTGCAGCCGGGGCAGGCGGTTCGAGTGGAGACCGGCGCGCCCATGCCGACGCTCGCCGATGCGGTGATTCCGCACCGCTGGACCGACGGTGGCGGCGACCGCGTGATGGTCGGACACGCCGTCGAGAGCGGCGAGTACGTACGACGCACCGGTGACGACGTGCAGCCCGGCGACATCGCCGTGCGCAGTGGAACGGTGATCGGGGCGGCTCAGGTCGGACTGCTCGCGGCAGTGGGTCGGTCTCGTGTGCTCGTCCACCCGCGACCACGGGTCGCGGTGATCGCGGTGGGCAGCGAGCTAGTCGACATCGACCGAGATCCCGGCCCCGGCCAGAACTTCGATGTGAACAGCTACGCACTGGCGGCTGCGGCCCGCGATGCCGGTGCCGAGGTGCACCGGGTCGGGATCGCCGAGCGGGAACCAGAACGGCTCCGGGAGGTCGTCGAAGGCCAGCTCATCCGATCGGAGATCGTGGTAGTCTGCGGCGCCGTCGGCGGTGTGGCCTCGCAGGTGATCACCGAGGCGGTCGAGGAGCTCGGCGATCTGGAGGTCGGGCGGGTCGGCATGCATCCGGGTTCCGTTCAGGGGTTCGGCCGGCTCGGTAAAGACGAGATCCCGACGTTCCTGCTGCCCGCGAATCCGGTCAGCGCACTCGTCACGTTCGAGGTGATGGTCCGGCCGCTGATCCGGATCGCGCTCGGTAAGCGTCAACCGATGCGACGGACGGTCGTCGCCAGGACGATCGGGCCGATCGCATCGGTCGTCGGCCGTAAGGGATACCTGCGCGGCAGATTGATGCGCGACGAGAAATCCGGCGATTACCTGGCACAGGTGATCGGCGAGTCCGAGACCGGGGCGTCGCACCTGCTGGCCGAGCTCGCCGAGGCCAACTGCCTCATCGTGGTGCCGGAGGACGTGGAGGACCTGGCCACGGGCGACCGTGTCGAGGTCGTGTTCCTGGCCGAACGCACCTGA